The following proteins are encoded in a genomic region of Haloarcula marina:
- a CDS encoding DoxX family membrane protein, giving the protein MSTDTRHLDVELFGRETDFAYSEHWIGYAILSLRVTMGWVLLQGGLTKLVTYLDATAENNWTAAGFLANAIPEGNPFTGLFAAMAGNPLVDVLVMWGLTLTGIGLILGAFVRWNAFWGALMMMMFWAASLQGGLMAGLPLAHGWVVDDHVVYAALLFGLGAIGAGRILGVDSYLEKLGIVQNNAWLRVILG; this is encoded by the coding sequence ATGTCCACCGACACCCGACACCTCGACGTTGAACTGTTCGGCCGGGAGACCGACTTCGCGTACTCCGAGCACTGGATCGGCTACGCCATCCTTTCGCTTCGCGTCACGATGGGGTGGGTCCTGTTGCAGGGCGGCCTCACCAAACTCGTCACGTACCTCGACGCCACCGCCGAGAACAACTGGACGGCGGCGGGCTTCCTCGCCAACGCCATCCCCGAGGGCAACCCCTTCACCGGGTTGTTCGCCGCGATGGCCGGGAATCCGCTCGTCGACGTGCTCGTGATGTGGGGGCTCACCCTGACCGGCATCGGCCTCATCCTCGGCGCGTTCGTCCGCTGGAACGCGTTCTGGGGCGCCCTCATGATGATGATGTTCTGGGCGGCGAGCCTGCAGGGCGGTCTCATGGCCGGTCTCCCGCTGGCCCACGGCTGGGTCGTCGACGACCACGTCGTCTACGCGGCGCTCCTGTTCGGCCTCGGGGCCATCGGCGCTGGTCGCATCCTCGGCGTCGACAGCTACCTCGAAAAACTGGGCATCGTGCAGAACAACGCGTGGCTCCGCGTCATCCTCGGGTGA
- a CDS encoding O-acetylhomoserine aminocarboxypropyltransferase/cysteine synthase family protein — protein MSDDHGFETDALHVGQEEPDAEARARAPPIYQTTSYVFEDADDAAAQFALEKPGHIYSRLMNPTVAQLQERLAALEGGVGAVATASGMASLNLATFLLADVGDNVVTASSLYGGTYTYYTHTAPRNGVETRFVDTLDYDAYEEAIDEDTAYVHCETIGNPALVTPDFERLADIAHDNGVPFFVDNTFATPYLCNPIEHGADLVWNSTTKWIHGHGTTVGGILVDGGSFPWDEYADKYPEIAGDNPAYHGVNFRDRFGDAAFTYAAIARGLRDLGCQQSPFDAWQTMQGLETLPTRMDRHCENAMAVAEHLDDHDEVSWVTYPGLEDHETHENATKYLDGGYGGMITFGLADGYDAARTTVESTELASLLANVGDAKTLIIHPSSTTHQQLSDEEKAAAGVTDDMVRLSVGTESVDDIIADLDQAIAQATE, from the coding sequence ATGAGCGACGACCACGGTTTCGAGACAGACGCACTACACGTCGGACAGGAAGAACCGGACGCGGAGGCGCGGGCGCGCGCCCCGCCGATTTACCAGACCACCTCGTACGTCTTCGAGGACGCCGACGACGCGGCGGCCCAGTTCGCGCTGGAAAAGCCGGGTCACATCTACTCGCGGTTGATGAACCCCACCGTCGCCCAGTTACAGGAGCGACTGGCCGCACTGGAAGGCGGCGTCGGGGCCGTCGCCACCGCCTCGGGGATGGCGTCGTTGAACCTCGCCACCTTCCTGCTGGCGGACGTGGGCGACAACGTGGTCACCGCCTCCTCGCTGTACGGCGGGACCTACACCTACTACACCCACACCGCACCGCGCAACGGCGTCGAGACGCGCTTCGTCGACACGCTGGACTACGACGCCTACGAGGAGGCCATCGACGAGGACACCGCGTACGTCCACTGCGAGACCATCGGCAACCCCGCGCTGGTGACGCCGGACTTCGAGCGACTGGCAGACATCGCCCACGACAACGGCGTTCCCTTCTTCGTCGACAACACGTTCGCGACGCCGTACCTCTGTAACCCCATCGAGCACGGCGCGGACCTCGTCTGGAACTCCACGACGAAGTGGATTCACGGCCACGGCACGACCGTCGGCGGGATTCTGGTCGACGGGGGCTCGTTCCCGTGGGACGAGTACGCAGACAAATACCCCGAAATCGCGGGCGACAACCCCGCCTACCACGGCGTGAACTTCCGCGACCGGTTCGGGGACGCCGCGTTCACCTACGCCGCCATCGCCCGCGGCCTGCGCGACTTGGGGTGTCAGCAGTCGCCGTTCGACGCGTGGCAGACGATGCAGGGCTTGGAAACCCTCCCGACGCGGATGGACCGCCACTGCGAGAACGCGATGGCCGTCGCCGAACACCTAGACGACCACGACGAGGTGTCGTGGGTCACCTACCCCGGTCTGGAGGACCACGAGACCCACGAGAACGCGACGAAGTACCTCGACGGCGGGTACGGCGGCATGATTACGTTCGGTCTCGCGGACGGCTACGACGCCGCTCGCACCACCGTCGAATCGACCGAACTCGCCTCGCTGCTGGCGAACGTCGGCGACGCGAAGACGCTCATCATCCACCCGTCCTCGACGACTCACCAGCAACTCAGCGACGAGGAGAAAGCCGCCGCGGGCGTCACCGACGACATGGTCCGCCTCTCCGTCGGGACCGAGTCCGTCGACGACATCATCGCCGACCTCGACCAAGCCATCGCGCAGGCGACCGAGTAA